In the Deltaproteobacteria bacterium genome, GACGAGGCGCTGCGGTCGGCGCCGCGCTGAAGGCGTTCCTCGGCGCGCAATCGCTCACTCCGGCTGCCGCGGTGTTGCTCGGCGATAATTTCTACAATGCCGGGCTGATTGGCGGAACGCGTTGCCCATGGTGGGGAAGCGCGGGCGATCCGGCGGCCATCACGCAGCAGCTCGATGCCGTCATCGCGCCGTTCGAGTTCCTGCGGCAGCAGACCACCACGTATGTCGTGCCGGGCAATCACGATCACGGATGTCCGCGACTCAAGTCGCTGGAGAACGAGGCGGACATCGACCAATGGTTGCCGCCCGCGCGCGCGTGGGGCGACCGCTGGCAGTTCCGTTCCGGATTGCCAACGGAGGCAATCGTCGGTGACCTGGTGCAGATCGTCTTCATCGATAGTGAACAGATGATCGAGGATGGCGATGTTCTGAACGCGTCGCTCGATCGCCTGCGCGAGTTGCTAGCGCACGGGTCGTATCGTTGGCGGCTCGTTGCGGGGCACCATCCGCTCTACACCAACGGCCCGCACGATGGCGCGGGGTGGACCGGCGCCATGTTGAAGGCGCTGTACTATCCCCTCCACCTGCTCGTCTTCCCGCCGTTCGTGTACGGCAACGAAGGCGCGTACGAGTGGAGGTATCGTCGCTATCGTGATCGCCTGGAGCAGCTCTTCGCCGAGCGTCGCATCGACGTATTCCTCGCCGGGCACGAACACGCGCTGGAACTACTCGCAGCCAATGGGGCAGGGCAGCCGCTGACGGTGGTATCCGGGTCCGCCGCGAAGTGTTCACCGCTCATGCGGCGATCGAATACGATCTTCTCGGCATCACAGAATGGCTTTGCGCTGTTGACCGCGACGCGACAGCGACTTGAGGTCGAGTTCGTCGGCACGACGGCGTGCGACGATGGCAAGGTGTGTCCGCAGCCGGCGCAGTTGGGAGCGTGGCATCGCCTGTTTGGCTATGGCTTGCCGCCGGCGGCCAGCCCGATCTCGGCGCCAAGCAATTGAAGGATGCCCGGACGCGCCAGCGCCGGGAGAATCACTTCGACGCAACGGTCGGCGAGCCACGCGCTGTGCGCTTCGATCTGCAGGAGTTCTCCGACTCGTTTGTGCCTGATGGATTCGTAGAGATCGTCCCACGTGGCGAGTGCGACTTCTCGCAGCAACGCGCCGACGTTTGGATTGCCGAGAGCCTTGTGGACGAACGCCTCGGTCTTGCGCCGCTGGGTGGGCATAGCGGTCGCCGCGAAGTGGCGCAACGGTTCGTTGAGCAGTTGTCGGATGATCGTGCGGGCGAAGTCGAGCACGAGGCGTTGATTCTGTTTGTTGACGGCAAAGGCCGTCGCTTGCTTCTGCAGCATCGGCATGAAGAGCCGGATGAAGCCCTTGATCTGTTCTTCGAGTACGCGAGCGGTGAGGGCACCGAACAGCGGATTCGCCTTTTCGTAGAAGTTGACAATCGCGCTGTAGATGACGTCGGTAAGCAGGCGGCGGACGAACTCCTGCTGCATCATCTTGGCGATCAGGTCCTCCGCGCTCGGCGGCAACTCGGCAAGCTCACTAAGCAGTTGGTCGATGTCGGCGACCATTTCGGCATCGAGCAAGTCGAGCAGTGACTCATTCTGTCGTGCGAGGCGCCGACCGGCGCGGCGCGTGTTCTCGATCAGCAGATCCGCAACGAACTCACGATTGACCATCCGGGTGTCCCAGTCCGCGATGATCGCGCGCACTAATTTGCCGTCGAGTACGTCTTCGATACGTTCGCCGGCCAGCGATCGCAGTTCGTCCGCAACGGCAGTCGTCAGCGTTCGCTTGAAAGCTTTGCTGCGAATCCGCTTGGGCCAGTAGCCGCCGGTACCGGTCATGTTTGGAGATGCTTTACCGCGGATTACGCGGATTGCACGGATTCTCGGAGGAGAAGAGAGTAACTGGGTTGAGCTCTTGGCATCCGAATCCGTGTAATCCGCGTAGTCAGCGGTAGAGCTTCATAGTCTTTCATTGAGCCGATCGAAGCGCACGAGCTCGCGCGCCATGCCGAGCTGCTCGGCCTCGGCGCGGCCGGCGGCGATGAGCTCGCGGGCGCGGGCGGCGTCGCCAGGACGAGATGGATCGTTGCGGTCGAGGAGCATCGCGGCCCAGGCGCGGCGCGTGCGGACGACGTAGGGGCGCGCGCCGAAACGCTCGTTCATCTCGAGCGCGTCTGTGAAGTGGCGCTCGGCATCGTCCCAGCGGCCGAGGCAGGCGGCGAGCATGCCGCAGAACTGTCCGTAGGATCCTTGGCTGTTCAGGTTGACGGCGAACGCCTCCGCCTGTTTGGCGATGGGACGCATCCGCTCGTAGACCACCGCCGCGGCGGACGAGTCCTGGAGATCGCTGACTACCTGGCTTAGAGCCACCGCGATAGCCGACCATTGCTGGTCGGGCGGATAGTCGAATCCGCCGGCACGGAGAGCGTCCACCTGGGCACGCGCCTCTTCCATCTGATCGGTCTCGCAGTAGGCCCGCGCCAAAACCGCTCGCCACGCCGGCATGTGCGGCTGGGCGTCGGAATTTCCGCGCAGGATGTCGACGAGCTCGGCGAGGCGGCCCTGGTTACTACGCAGGAGGTAGACCTGAGCGCCGAACGCGTTCGCCGCATCGGCCACGCCGGCGGCCATGCCCAGCTCGAAGGCCGCGAATACTTCTGCCTCGGCGTCGGGCGCGCCGCGCATCACGGCGAGCATCGCCCGTCCCTGCCTGGCCTGCTGCATATAGAAAGGTTGCCGCAGCTCGCCAGCAAGCCGCTCCGACTCGACGAAGGACTGCTCGGCGCCGACGATGTCTCCCGACTCGAGCAGGGCGCCACCGCGATGGTACGCGGCCTGCCAGGCGAGCTCGCTGCTCCCGACCCGCGCGGCGAGCGCCGCCAGCTCGGCCGTGAGGTCCAGTCGCTCGGCAAGCGTGAACGGGTCGTAGATGGCATGGAGCCGGAGACTGAGCACCTGCCCGAGGCCGGGCAAGTCGCCGAGCCGCCGCGCGATTGCGACCGCCTCGCGCGAGAGCGCGTGGCGCCGCTCGCGTTGGCCGGTGTAGGAGAGCTCCGCCGCCAGCTGGCCCAACACCCGCGCGCGCAGGGGGCTGTCCGCTTCGCCGAGCGCGGCACTCGCCTCCTCGTAGAGGGTCTGCAAGCCTTCGTCGAAGACAGCGGTGTTGGCCACCGTCCCGCCCAGGCGCGCGTGCCCGAGGACCGCGAGCGCGAGGCGCTCGCCGTCGCCGAGCGCGCGCGCCACGTCGACGGCCTTGGCGACCGTCTCGCGATAGCTCGGGTTCCCGGCCCGCCGCTGCACGTCGCCGAGGGCGAGCAGGAGGTCGCAGCGCAGCTCTTCACCGGCTCGGTCGTGCGGCACGAGCACCGACAGCGCGCGCTCGTAGTGCGCCGCGGCCTCTTCGAAGGCGAGGTTCGCTAGCGCCCGATCGCCCGCTTGCCGCGCATAGCCGATCGCCTTGGCCATGTCCGCGACCTGCGTCGCCGCCAACCAGTGGTGCGCTAGTTCGTCGATGCGCGTTTCCGGCGTCGATCCCGTCAGCTCTTCGAGTCCCTCGCCCACCTTGCGGTGCAAGCGCGCGCGCCGAGCCGCGCTCAACTCTTCGTAGAGCGTGGTGCGAATCAGCGCGTGGCTGAAGCTGAATTGATCGGCGCTCCCCGGCACCTCGGCCACCAGCGCCGCACGCGTCGCCTCGTCGAGTGCGTCGAGAACGGCATCTTCGGGTTGCTCGGCGATGCGCGTCAGCAAGGCGAGATCGAAGTGGCGGCCGATCACCGCCGCCAGGCTCAGCACCTTGTTCGTCGCTTCCGACAGTCGACTGAGGCGCCGGCCGATCACTTCCTTCACGCCCTCGGGAATGCCGAGCCCGGCGACGCTTCCTTTGTACGTCCAGCGCTCGCCCTCCTGGAAGATCGCGCCGGACTCGCTCATGTTGCGCAGGATCTCGCCGATGAAGAACGGGCTGCCCTCGGCCTCCTCATGAATGGCGTGCGCCAGCAGCAGCCCCGCTTGCGTCAGCCCGTGTCCGGCCGCGGCGGTCATCAGCGCCACTACCGCCCGCTCGTCGAGACCGTGCAGGGCGATACGCTCCACACCGGCCTCGCGCCGCAGATCGGCGAGCACGGCGGTCAGCGGATGCGCCCGCGTCAGATCGCTGTCGCGGTAGGTGACGACGATCAGCAGGCGCAGCGGCATGGCCGAGCGCAGCACGTGCTTGAGCAGTACCAGCTCGGGTGTCCTCGACCATTGCAGATCGTCGAGGATGAGCACGATCGGCGCGTCTTGCGAGGCGGCAGAGAGCAATCCGGTCACCGCTTCGAAGAGCAGGTAGCGTTCAGTCTCCGCCTCAGCGACCTGCGGCGGCGGTAGATCGGCGACGCGTTTGCCGAGCTCTGGGATGAGTCGCGTCAGCTCGCCCTTGTGCTCGCGCACGTAGGCGGACAGCACCGCTTCCGGTGCATGTGCGACGTAGTGCCGCAACGCCTCGACGAAAGGTTGATACGGCGGGTTGGTGTCCTCGTCGCAGGTGCCGAGCAGCACCGTGGCGCCGTCGGCGTGCGCGGCGAGCGCGGCTTCGCTGGCGAGACGCGTCTTGCCGATGCCAGGCTCGCCGGCGAGAAGGACGATCTGACGCTGGCCGCTCTTCGCGACCTGGTAGGCACCTGCAATCACGGCGAGCTCTGCCTCGCGACCGACCATGGCGACTGTCTGCGCCATCGCCAGACGCGGCGGCAGCGGCAGCCCCACCGCTTCCAGCGGTTCCCACTTCACCTCATATGCAGCGACCGGCTCGGGCAGTCCCTTGAGCGTCAGCTCGCCGATCGAGGTGAACGAGTGACCGTGTCCGCGCGCCATCAAGCGCACAACTTCGGAGACGAGGATCTGGCCCGCACTTGCCGCGGCGCACAAGCGTGACGCCTCTACCACCGGTGCGCCGAACAGATCGTTATTGTCCCGCGTCGCTTCACCGGAGGACAGGCCGATGCGGATC is a window encoding:
- a CDS encoding metallophosphoesterase: MNAPFAHRHHPFPRVAREAGVSRGSLVALLIAAFVSASGCTFIAYPGSTIRGCARDGGDRQFVAEPEAVSIVALGDFGSADEGRGAAVGAALKAFLGAQSLTPAAAVLLGDNFYNAGLIGGTRCPWWGSAGDPAAITQQLDAVIAPFEFLRQQTTTYVVPGNHDHGCPRLKSLENEADIDQWLPPARAWGDRWQFRSGLPTEAIVGDLVQIVFIDSEQMIEDGDVLNASLDRLRELLAHGSYRWRLVAGHHPLYTNGPHDGAGWTGAMLKALYYPLHLLVFPPFVYGNEGAYEWRYRRYRDRLEQLFAERRIDVFLAGHEHALELLAANGAGQPLTVVSGSAAKCSPLMRRSNTIFSASQNGFALLTATRQRLEVEFVGTTACDDGKVCPQPAQLGAWHRLFGYGLPPAASPISAPSN
- a CDS encoding AAA family ATPase is translated as MARTETVTVVFTDLVGSTELASRLGHDAYEALRHEHFTALRAAVAKHGGTEVKTTGDGLMLAFASAADAVAGAVGMQQATNGAVQIRIGLSSGEATRDNNDLFGAPVVEASRLCAAASAGQILVSEVVRLMARGHGHSFTSIGELTLKGLPEPVAAYEVKWEPLEAVGLPLPPRLAMAQTVAMVGREAELAVIAGAYQVAKSGQRQIVLLAGEPGIGKTRLASEAALAAHADGATVLLGTCDEDTNPPYQPFVEALRHYVAHAPEAVLSAYVREHKGELTRLIPELGKRVADLPPPQVAEAETERYLLFEAVTGLLSAASQDAPIVLILDDLQWSRTPELVLLKHVLRSAMPLRLLIVVTYRDSDLTRAHPLTAVLADLRREAGVERIALHGLDERAVVALMTAAAGHGLTQAGLLLAHAIHEEAEGSPFFIGEILRNMSESGAIFQEGERWTYKGSVAGLGIPEGVKEVIGRRLSRLSEATNKVLSLAAVIGRHFDLALLTRIAEQPEDAVLDALDEATRAALVAEVPGSADQFSFSHALIRTTLYEELSAARRARLHRKVGEGLEELTGSTPETRIDELAHHWLAATQVADMAKAIGYARQAGDRALANLAFEEAAAHYERALSVLVPHDRAGEELRCDLLLALGDVQRRAGNPSYRETVAKAVDVARALGDGERLALAVLGHARLGGTVANTAVFDEGLQTLYEEASAALGEADSPLRARVLGQLAAELSYTGQRERRHALSREAVAIARRLGDLPGLGQVLSLRLHAIYDPFTLAERLDLTAELAALAARVGSSELAWQAAYHRGGALLESGDIVGAEQSFVESERLAGELRQPFYMQQARQGRAMLAVMRGAPDAEAEVFAAFELGMAAGVADAANAFGAQVYLLRSNQGRLAELVDILRGNSDAQPHMPAWRAVLARAYCETDQMEEARAQVDALRAGGFDYPPDQQWSAIAVALSQVVSDLQDSSAAAVVYERMRPIAKQAEAFAVNLNSQGSYGQFCGMLAACLGRWDDAERHFTDALEMNERFGARPYVVRTRRAWAAMLLDRNDPSRPGDAARARELIAAGRAEAEQLGMARELVRFDRLNERL